From a region of the Etheostoma cragini isolate CJK2018 chromosome 20, CSU_Ecrag_1.0, whole genome shotgun sequence genome:
- the prlh2r gene encoding prolactin releasing hormone 2 receptor: protein MDLAKSLNQSRVNSSTPGSSLSPSMSDSSNTFSSSCCNSSHPVFSTSPFSAPSFSGLELLSDLKPIFIPLYSVVVLVACSSNLLLLFLIWYNKKRHNTTNFLISNLALVDLVMCIFCIPVTASYAFDQRGWVFGPHMCHFVTVMQSAAVYAAVLSLMAIAVDRYVVVAYPIRKRAGCQFCWGLVVLIWLSSLALSTPTALHTVHLDLRAAGLQMTVCEEFWDGQERGRLIYSCFILFFSYFLPLAAVSISYCAITHHLKQRTMSGLTAFEELRSARAAWSRRRRKTFYLLLVSVLCFAFSWLPLQVVNLIRDLDTDFSILGKNYVNIIQVSTHLLAMSSACYNPFIYASLHDKFLSYLCRNFLSRRRRKGKDGGQLSSILTMSHRVQRFPTSTTMAD from the exons ATGGACTTGGCGAAATCACTGAACCAATCCAGGGTCAACTCTTCTACTCCAGGCTCTTCTTTATCTCCATCCATGTCTGACTCTTCAAacaccttctcctcctcctgctgcaaCTCTTCTCACCCCGTCTTCTCCACCTCCCCGTTCTCTGCCCCTTCCTTTTCTGGCCTGGAACTCCTGTCCGACCTGAAGCCCATCTTCATTCCTCTCTACTCTGTCGTGGTGCTGGTCGCCTGCTCCAGCAACCTCCTCCTGCTCTTTCTTATCTGGTACAACAAGAAAAGACACAACACCACGAACTTCCTCATCAGCAATCTGGCACTGGTCGACCTGGTCATGTGCATTTTCTGCATCCCTGTGACTGCATCTTATGCTTTTGACCAACGTGGCTGGGTGTTTGGTCCCCACATGTGTCATTTTGTCACTGTCATGCAGTCTGCAGCTGTCTACGCAGCGGTCCTGTCCCTCATGGCCATCGCGGTGGATAGATATGTGGTTGTGGCTTATCCTATTCGCAAAAGAGCAGGGTGCCAGTTCTGCTGGGGTCTGGTGGTCCTGATCTGGCTGTCCTCTCTGGCTTTATCTACACCTACAGCACTTCACACCGTCCACCTTGACCTGCGTGCTGCGGGGCTGCAGATGACAGTGTGTGAGGAGTTCTGGGATGGCCAGGAGCGAGGCCGCCTCATCTACTCCTGTTTCATTCTATTCTTCTCCTACTTTCTTCCACTGGCTGCTGTCTCCATTTCCTACTGTGCTATAACCCATCATCTGAAGCAGAGGACCATGTCAGGCTTGACGGCGTTTGAAGAGTTGAGATCTGCGAGGGCTGCATGGAGCAGACGGAGGAGGAAGACCTTCTACCTGCTGCTGGTGTCTGTCCTTTGTTTTGCCTTCTCGTGGCTTCCCTTACAG GTGGTGAATCTGATCCGTGACCTGGACACAGACTTCTCTATCTTAGGGAAGAATTACGTGAACATCATCCAGGTGTCAACTCACCTGCTCGCCATGAGCTCCGCCTGCTACAACCCTTTTATTTACGCCTCATTGCATGACAAGTTCCTGTCCTACCTGTGCCGCAACTTCCTGTCCcgaaggagaagaaaaggaaaggacgGGGGTCAATTGTCAAGCATCCTGACAATGTCACACAGAGTGCAACGCTTTCCCACCTCCACGACTATGGCAGATTGA